One window from the genome of Sebastes umbrosus isolate fSebUmb1 chromosome 12, fSebUmb1.pri, whole genome shotgun sequence encodes:
- the LOC119498535 gene encoding GRAM domain-containing protein 2B-like, whose product MYESESVSVCMCVSWKYLLSSMNVKCRRFSLDSSVCLDGVGVIGVRRGSSWFNNKKSKQCQSLDDARLEIQKLNHSLNGNMSVRGNTIAEENSDRLDGLITSCSFLKHNKTFHKLFQDIPEEERLTHTYTCALQKEVLYHGKLFVSENYVCFHSSVLLKDTKVVIPASNVTGLKKHNSALSMLSVQTADGEKYTFVSLRNREMCYKLLQTVCSHTQDKSVNGSPHVSSAENEAEHDVASSYSSLEDSVDRDLSRQNSVSHDNGFPLMSSEAPTRRNSTRQNSLIDEDDRAVSWIWRITERVAPHFFLREIRNLSLLFYVYVMLMVLLLLASGYIGLRIIALEEQLLTLQQREYQQT is encoded by the exons ATGTATGAAAGCGAGAGTGtgagtgtttgcatgtgtgtgagttggAAGTATTTGCTTTCCTCCATGAATGTGAAATGCAGGAGATTCTCACTGGACAGCTCTGT CTGTCTGGACGGAGTCGGAGTCATTGGCGTAAGAAGAGGCTCCAGCTGGTTTAACAATAAGAAATCCAAACAATGCCAGAGTCTGGACGATGCCCGACTGGAGATCCAGAAGCTAAATCACAGCCTCAACGGCAACATGTCCGTCAG GGGGAACACCATAGCAGAGGAGAACAGTGATCGACTAGATGGGCTCATCACCAGTTGT AGCTTCCTGAAGCACAACAAAACCTTCCACAAACTGTTCCAAGACATTCCTGAGGAGGAGAGGCTGACACACA catACACCTGTGCCTTGCAGAAGGAGGTGCTGTATCATGGAAAACTCTTTGTTTCTGAGAACTATGTGTGTTTCCATTCATCAGTGCTGCTCAAAGACACCAAG GTGGTGATTCCTGCGTCCAACGTCACGGGGTTGAAGAAACACAACTCAGCTTTATCCATGTTGTCTGTTCAAACTGCTGATGGAGAAAAG TACACGTTTGTGTCTCTGAGGAACCGTGAGATGTGTTATAAACTCCTCCAAACTGTCTGTTCACATACACAG GACAAGAGCGTCAACGGCAGCCCTCATGTCTCCTCTGCAGAGAACGAAGCTGAGCATGATGTG GCCTCCAGTTATTCCAGTTTGGAGGACAGCGTAGATCGTGATCTGAGCCGACAGAACAGCGTTTCTCATGACAACGGCTTTCCTCTGATGTCCAGTGAAG CTCCTACAAGACGCAATTCCACCCGTCAAAACAGCTTAATAGACGAAGACGACAGAG CTGTATCGTGGATTTGGAGGATCACTGAGAGAGTCGCACCGCACTTCTTCCTCAGAGAAATTAGGAATCTCAGCCTTCTCTTCTACGTCTACGTGATGCT aatggtgctgctgctgttggcctCTGGGTACATCGGCCTGAGGATCATAGCACTGGAGGAGCAGCTGTTGACCTTACAACAGAGAGA GTACCAACAAACGTAG